The genomic interval cgccCTCAGAACGGAAAGTTTCGAGAATCAgagacgttgaattttcaacggagaccTCGCGAGGTGTGATATACGGTTGTTCGGAAACTGTATTTTTTTCGGTACCACGGTAATATTATTCATaccatttttccttccataAAGAAAATCATCTCTTTATCCCCTCGCTGCGCCGGGATCGCAATATTGACTGAAATTTTCATGTTCGCGCTGTaaccgtttaaaaaaaaatccaaaataaGCGTCGGAATGTTTCAGTGTCGTAGATCTAGATGCCCAAAGTTCAACGCGAACGAAAATACATCCTGAAATTTATCCATCTGTCTTAGAAAGCTCCGTACACCTTGTTCGTCGTTTTCCTACAGAGCCTACGTAACGGGGGTggaggaatgaaataaaataaacgatcaaagataaaaaaaacggacggTAACCCCGTGCGATATCTATAGGCGGACGATCCTTGCTATAATCGACGTCTAACCGTGCAGGAGATGGAGTTAGAAAACTCCCGAAGCTTCCGCAACTTGAAGAAATAAAGCCTTGTTCGGATAACATTTAGCGAAAGCTATAGACGCGCGAATCAGACCTTGGCGAACTGAAACAGTCGCTCCGGTAGatccgaaaaattgtcaagctaaaaaaaaaacgtggagGTAATTAGGTATCCGCAACTTTTCGATCATCAATAATCGTCGGGTGCTATCGCACCGCGGTTTTTGCTTATTTGACAAAACGCGACGTTTGACAAATACACCGTTGACAGATGACACGTTGTGGGCGTACGTTTGGAGATTAtgtctttgaattttaatgGACAATAACGGCCAGAATTACTCCATAATCCAAAAAAGTTCAGCCTCCGATATCGCCCggcgatttttcaatttgcgaTAATCAAAAACCTTTCCGCCAGTTTTCGTCGAATATCGCGACTCTTGTTTCCCTTAAGAGAGAGAAAGCTATGAGAAGATACTATCGCAATTTTCTTCGGGATATTCTTTGCCGTTACGAATTTTATTGTAACTTATAATGCCCCTTTCGCACTTCCATAATCTGAAATCCCCCGGCGTCGCTCGAAAACATACATATTGGGGGGGTTTCGACGGTGGTAGAGATCTTCCCGCGGGACGTCGCGATGTCGCGATTTTGAGATGCTATAACAATGCAAAACCGCGAAAAACCGAAATCCTGCGGGGTACGTGAAATTGGGGAGGTTCGGGACGAAGGGCGGGAGAAGACGAATGACTTTCGGGGAGGTTATAAGCGGGCTTCCGATCGCGGAACGATCAGATTGGACAAACATGGCTAACTGATTGATCCTGACAAGAGGTATTCGAGGAGAAAGGAGACGAAGGAACGGGGACGAGGGaagaggggcgaggggcgaaACGGGAAAGGGCGGGGGGGATCAACCGACTTCGTCCAAGTGTTATTAAAACtcggagaatatttttttatttcctttagAACGGACGTTTCGAATCGTGAGATCTTCTTAgctacaaagaaacgacgacTGTCGTTAGCACGCGTAACGCACATTTCAGATACCGAAATTGGAGAAGGTCGTTCTTCGtaaatttatctatttattttccaactaAATCTGAAATAgttgaatatttattgtaaaaaacTGAGAGCGAAATTTTCAGGGATATTCAAAAGATATTCAGATATGACGTAAGAATtacggactttttttttttatataaattatacacccTGATATGTATGAGACGAGGGAACCGGTCGGAAGGAAGCGAGCTAGGAAACTCGTGCGGAGAAAGATGTATGAACAGGACTTGTGCCAAAACTTGAAAAGTATAACGGAATGGAGTTTCATTGGCTGTGAGCTGCGGAGATTCGCTGCGGATAAGATGGAAAGGAATGGAATACACGCGAAGGATCTTCCAACCAgagttggtatttttttttgtcgtgtaatttttcaaaatttacttTTCCAAATCGTGGCTATCCGAATTGGCGATGTAGAACGGCCCGAGCAAAATATACGCCAAGGTTCCCAAATCATTGAGGAATTTCTGACGATAAAGTGTCGAATTTTGAAATCAATCGACTTGTAAAATCCCCCGCTACCCCATGAACGTGATGGTCATTAGCTACACGGAAGGATGGAGCTGCGCACTGGTTTATCCCTTGTTTCGATAAAGTCTTATGGAACAGAAACTTTATTAATCCGTTTGAAATAAGATGCGAATCCGGGATCGTTTGCATCGGGTCGCACGTGCTCCAACTTTGTCCTGAGGTAGCGTACGGAGCGAAGGGTAACAAATGCGACTCGGATCTTACGTCAGGGAATGAGATCACGTCCGGGCGAGAATGTCGGGTTCTTCGGTCGCTTGCAAATTTCGTATTTCTGGCGGCTATACCCGGGCAATCGAGACGTCGACGGAACGAATCTTCTACTCCGATGACGCAAGTGAACGCGAACTTCGGTCTTCTTTCTGCTTCCTGCCGTCTCTTCTGCTTCTGAAATCTATCGAAAAATTGCACTTCTCACAACGTGCCCCTCCGCTCGATCACGTCTGTGCATATTTTCAAACCAAAAGCTTGACATCCGTCGAGTAAATTGACCTACGAATTAATCCCACCGAAAtgccctcgatttttcacttttttgatcgataaattttacagataaatcaatttatgTAGCGGATTTAGGACAAGTGCACTGATACGTGAAATCCTCGCAAGATAATATCGTACAAGTCGGAAATATCGCGCTCCGGTGTCCTTTTCATCTCGATATTTCGCTTGCAGATTGggttggaataaaaatctcaGGTTTCCTCGGTTCTTGAGCACAGGTTGCGGCCGCCGCCATTCAGACAGATGGGGCGTCACTTTCACCTTCCCTTACAGTATCCGTGGAGGTCGTGGCGCCGTGAAATTCTGCACCCCGGGTACCGACGGTTACACGAAGCTATAGAGGTAccaagatatatgtatatgcgggATAATAACCAGCAGCAGCCTTTCAAGAAAATCCCCAGCGATTGGTtagtttgcttttttatttttatattcgtacGTCCCGTTCCTTCtctattctgcttcgaactcTTTTCATTCGTGTATTTCTATTTATGTAGTACTTtacttacatacatatatacatacctatatttcaTTATGTACAACGTATAGGTACAATATCGGAGCGACGTAGTTCCGCCACTATTTTCGGCGTTCTAGTTTCTTTGTATCGCCAGTAGGGGTTGAGAAAAACCGGAGTGGTTAAGTCTTGATGGGATAGGGAATGGAAAAGGGGGAGAAGAAAGGGGGCTTCTTGACTCACGTCATCGCGGGTTGTGCGCCGCATTAATTTCCCTTCCTGATTCGGGATtccgggggggaggagggttCTTTTTTGCCGATgtctacacgtatacgtgtacgtatacaccgcgTATTTCACGTACACACACTCGGACGTTCGCGTATACCCGTACACGGACCGTCGACGATCGAGATCGCTTTTAGTAAGACAAACGGATTCCTTCCGCGTCGATAAAAGGGAAAGAGAAGTGGAACgaaagaacaaaatgaaaaaaacgtacgAAAATAACCAttcaaatgaacagaaaattgCTCAGAGGGTGtgccattttttccatttccaacGTCGGTAAGCGAGTCGTTAAAAGTGCACTTTTAACTCGGTCCGGCCGACCCCCTACTCTCGCGTTTTCCCAGCGATCATAACATCGGCTTCGCGCGGGTATATCAGCGGGTTGTGTGACCTTCGGAGAATTGAAGGGCTCTTGGCGAACGCTCGTGTTACAGGGCTTAGGACGACGATAACCGTGACGCGAAGCTTTCACCTCGCATATCTCGACTCCCGCTTGAATCATACTTTAGGAGACTAGTAAACCGGCGTAATAAAACTCCGTACTCAAAATAGTCCCGCGAGATACCGACGGTCCATCAGAAGATACGCAATTTCAACGGTTAGACCCTCTCGAACGGCGGACCCTCTTCTCCTAGAAACCGAGGAACGCGCGCGGCGCGGTGGCTATTATCTTTATGCGACAATCTCgcgtttgaaattcagagaaaTTTTACCGAGAGACGGTTACGGCGACGTCAAACTCCCTCGAACGCCTTCCTCTTTCGATTATCACATCACCCGTAGTAACGAGCTCTTTACAATACCGATTCTACGATATCCTCGTAAAGGTTCTAAGCTTTTCGAGCGTCTCGGTACCGACctcgtcaatttcgcgataATAAATGTATTCACACCCAATTTTAAAAAGCTTCGAAACTTCCCTCCGAAATATTAGCTGAATAAAAGGAGCTCTCGTCGTCGAACGTTTTTTCAAACGCTCGATTGACATGGGACGCATttcaacggacgttgagcgaGAATATTGTAACAGCGATCTCGTGTTTCGCTCGTCCCAAGCAGCGCGCACGCTGCGAACGCTGCGAAATGGGCGCCTCGCCGCGTATCGGCCGGTCCGACCTTAGCGCGACCTCGACTACTAGTTTCAGTTCACGCGGCGCGTTGCGGCGCTTGTACTACTGAAAATTCGCTCTCGGCGTTATCTCGAtgaatttctttaatttttggcGACCCATGACGTCGCGAGGCTCTGCACGTGacttcctcatttttttacgggatcgttttttcgttttttattgtttcacgCGGTGTCACTCGTACCCttacgattttaatttttcagattcggaGATACAAATTTCGGGTAtgaaaagggggggaaaataaATCGCGCGAGGTCGGCACGTGTGCGCGTCTCCGTCTTTTTCTAGtttcctttttgttctttggtctaatttttttttttttttctaaccgcGTTAGCCCGATCTCTGGAActaatttgtcttttttcaacGGCTCACGTCCGCGGTCGCCCGGTAGCGCGCGTTACTCCTAATTATCCTCATCGCTAATAACATTCCCATTCGAAGCGCGGCGCACTTTTTCAATATACCTTTCTCACTACCCGCCAACTTTCTTCCGAGCTCTCGTAATTACGCCGTAGGGATAACGGCGTTACCTCGATAATCATTCTTTTTCAACCCCATTACCTGCCCCCCCGTCTTCCGCAAAGTTCTACCTCATCAACCTGGACGCTTATACCTCGAATTTTATGTGCGACATAATCGTTCGAACGGTAAGAGACTTTCAGATTTTCTTGATCGTTCGGATTCGAGGACTCggttgagagagagaaaaaaaaaatagtaaaatcgaTATAGTTTTCGCCCAagtaatttctgaaaaaaaactcacctaTTAGTTTTACTTGTGTTCtttgaaattccaaattttcgtttcaagaaTCTTCCACAATTATCCAACGGGTCATTGAAAACGGGATTCTTTCTCGAAGCCGTAATCGATTCCTTTGCTCCCGGTGCAAATTTATCAACGGAGTAGCCACGTGTGCGCAGCGCATGCATCGCGTACGCGAAACGCTATtcgtttacattttttcacccacGTAGTCGCGagttaaattttatttatccgttATTTTCTACGTTGGGCACTCTACTCGGCTGCTGATCCTTTGTCGGTTGCATCGAGTAAGCGAAGCGTGCGGACGAACGGAATGAAAtcagaagagggaaaaaaaaaaatgaaaaagaagattgTTCGAGTACTTTTTATCCGACGTCGTTCGCTCGTTGTAAAGCTCTGACATCCTCGAATTGATCCTGTGAAGGTGTTTCCACTGCACGGGGTCGTCCTGCAGGTGTCGAAGTAGATTTTCCCCGGTGCTTCGAGAGATGCTCGGATACGAGACACGTAACACGTCTGAGGTAGTAAACTGGAAAAGTTTACGGATGTATCGTAACGAGATGATCGAAATTCGTTCGATGCAACTAACGGTATTGCGGGACGACCGAGAGCAAAAAACCTCAGCCGATtgtcactttgaaaatttgataagaGCCGAACGCGCGGTGAACCTCTTTTGCGTTCTCttggaaaaatcgacgaatgaTTAAGTTTTCCTCACGGTTTTGCTTAGAACcccaaaaattatttcgaaaaaggcaatttttgttattaactcgatttattttattttccctctttagttttttttgccGGTGAATCGCACGCTCGTACAGCGCGGATTACGATTCGTTATATTCAAAGGGTCTTTTGCTCGGGCTCGTCCATCACAGCGAACGGATTTTTGCACAATTTTGCAGGCCGATACTGGTGCGGAAAGGATGGGCCATTGTGACGAGGGTCGATTATCTGACGGCACGTATTGTTGGGTCGTTTGGTGACAACGTGGATGGAATTATCGCCGACCCTTTTGTTCGTCGTGTCCCGCGTGCGGCGGAACACGCGGATATATATCCCCCCGACGGGAACAACGTCCAAGAACCGCGGCGCGAAGTTCCGGGCATTGTCGATACCGAATACACCTTTATTTCGCTCTTCCGTCCGGAGCCAGACCAAGGGCGATCTCCTATTTTCCATATTACAGCCGCGCGCACCTACTTCTCTCCTCGTTCAAGATCAGAAGAATTTTCACCTCCAGCTTCGCGACCAGCGAAGGCTCCAGTCTCTTCAACTGGCTTCCGACGCTCGTCCCGAAGGCCTCGAACTCGTCGAATTCGGTACCGGCAGGACGGAGCGTAACTTCGTTTCGAAGCAACGTTTTTCGGTGGTCCCGGTGATCGTCGACAACAGGAATTACGGAGGGCGCgtcgcttgatttttttccgaatcccGCCGCTGATTCGGAGGGAGATTCACCGAGGGGGGATGATCCCCTCCCGGTAAATTCGTTCGCCGaatgatatttaatttttgaaatttctcccCACGCCCGATCACCGATGCAGACCTCGACGCGGTTTTCCACGGCGGCCACCGGCGCTCCCGCTTCTACTTCGCGATCATTACCCAATTCCTCGGATTCCCCGACGGTGCTTTTGCTGTCCCCTATTTTTAGACGGTTGTCATAAATTGTTCGGCACATGGACGGAGTCAGTCGGGTACCGTCGTAGTCGTTGTAGTCGTTGGGAATTTTCATCTGCGcttcgtcgtcgccgtcgttgCTGCTGAATAATTCGTCGGAGCTCTGAATCCACACCAATTTTCGCGATCTTAATAAgcctaaaaattttccatccggGTCGCGCgactcggagaaaaaaaaaacgagaaaatctcGAAATAGGGCATCTCGAAACAAGGAGacgttcgaacgaaaattcatcgtcgtTCCGATCACCTCACCTGAGGGGGGTCCTCGATCTCCTCGGTCCTGAACCGGAGGTCGAGAAAGCTACGCATAACCGGAAACCAAGGGACGTTCGGTGTGTAATTTACTCCGGAGACGGCCGCCCTCTCGATTTTTGTTAACTCCACGCAGTATCTGACGAACGGAAGAATTGAGCGAACGGTGGGAGAGAAGCGACCtttttgatcaaaaaaatcCAACCTGTAACGGAGGTCGCGGATTTTGTAGACGACCGTCGGAAGCGATAGATTTCCAAACCTCGGCCGCAGAGCTTCGACGATTCTCGAGTAGGCCGCGTACCGACCTTCGAGGTCTTCGTAGGTCGGAGAATCGGTCATCCATAAGCAGGGAAACTTTTTGTAAAGCTTCGCCAActcaaattcaatttctcgGGACCTACGGGCGGCGCGCTTTACTTTTGATTGTCTTCCACCGTCCATCTCCCCGCCGAGGCTACGGCCGCGATTCCTTGATTGGAAGATCGAAATATTCGAGAATATTCGCCATCTCTCCTACCTCAAAAACCGACATGGAAATCtagttcattaatttattattatgaaaattttttgttttctccccACTTTGTTCTTCCGAtggtgaaattcttttttttcttccgcagcTGCTGCGGATGTTCGCGAAACTGCATCCGTGTCCGATGAAAAAGCTCggagttcgttcgttcttcggTGTCGCAATTTCAGAAAGAACTGCCACCCCGCTGATTGGCCAACGGCATATTTCACGAGTACCGGCACGTATAGGTGGAGGTATCTTATGGACACGCGAAGAGTGGCATGCAGTTCGATGCAGTGTCGCCCCCGGGAGTCGACCTCTTCttccggggggagggggggtagcCGGGATGTGTTTTATGGCTCGTTTATTTAGAATCCCAAGAGTCCGGCCATCCCGTAGCCGGCTAAAGTTTAGAAAACGTTCTCGGGAATGGGAGCGAAAGAAGTGTCGGAAATTTCCGTCTCGCTCGCGTCTTCGGTAGACgcgtgaaaatataaattttcaccaccaccacccccccagCGGTGCGGCGGTTGGCTGGAAAGCGAGTCGctccggggaaaaaaaaggcggtATGAAAAATCCCGCGAGAAAGCGCTGGGAAAGGCGAGAAGAGAAGCGGAAACATCTCGTGGGTAGCGAAATGGTATATCGGAGCGGTGGGCATCGGTTGaatcgatattgaaaaatgtatttgtATTATAACATTGAATGGCCTCGATTACGTCGAGGAGAAGACGACGAGCGCCCGCGTAGCTAGGTACTCGGAAACGTCGATATCTCCGCCACAAAAGGTTCAAAAGGACACATTGTCTTTAATCTTTGGAGGTAACAGTCGACTCTCTCAATTGCACAACAACGAATAGTAATTACTCGGTGAAGTAGGAATGTTCTGTGTAGTAATTGTCTCCTCGATCGACGCTACGGTCTCGTACCATAATATCCTTGGCGTCGTCCCGTCTCCCCCGAGTAGCGAGAAAACTCGCtactctcctttttctcgtccgcccccccccccccccccccccccccgcggcAAAGaggacggagagaaaaaagaacgagagatTCTTTATGACTGCGGAATATTCgccgacgacgaagaagaagaagagttgCAAAAACTGTCTATTCAGAGACCAATTAGCGGTCCATTAGCGGCATGGAACGTCCTTCGATACCcatctctccctctctctctctctattcccGCCATGGCTTCGGCACACTGTCAAAATTGCACCCTATGGAATTCGACGATAGTTATACACCGTCGGCGAATCGTCTGCAGCCTTCTCCGCCTCCGTTTCTCCGCTCCTCCGATTCGTACTCTATGACGTTGTGGAAACTGAGGCGAATCTTCTCCCCCGGTTCATGCGTCAATTTTATTCTATCCGTCATTCGTACCCACGGTACACGTAGGTAGGTTACGTCTCTACCCAGCTATTCCGATACGGATCACATCGCGGCCGCAACCATGCTCTGCCATTATGCAAAAGCATGCTAATTCCAGCCAACGCGGTTTGCCTATTTATACGGAGCTTTCGACTACGTGATGTTGCGTCGGCGAAGCGGAAGTCACTCGTCACGGTTAATTTTTAAGTAACAAATTCGCCGAGTCGCTCGATCGATTcgctttggaaatttatcgtcTATTCGCGGTAGGTggattaataaattttatcgtcggACTGCGGGACGTGCAACGTGTCGCAGGTACGTCGAATCGGGTGCGCAGTTTGGAAAATTAGCCGCGGGGTCGgctactcgttttttttcccatcctcGGGGGACGCGGTTTTCGCGGTGAGTCCGGTGTACTCGTCGACCAGTTTCTCCAGCTTGTTAATCATGTGCGCCTGTTTTTCCAGAGCTAACGatatttcgtcttttttcccgATCAGCTTCTCCATCTGTTCCCTCTTCACCTTGTCCCTCGACGCCGAATTTCTACCGCTTCGCGTCACCTCGGCCATCACTCCCAATCCGGCGATCAGGAATATTATCCCCTGAAACAGCGTTCATCGAACGGCATATTCGCAAGCGGAAATTAATTATGTCGCGAAGTTTACAGGGAGGGAGGGTAGGGGGGGTTTCGAAACGGCGGGTGATTGTTTCAAAGGGAGAATTATACGTCGGAAATTTACAATCTACGAGCATAGAGAAAAtactataaaatcaaaaatccgTCATTGAatatcgagaaattttaatcCTTTCGATTCAAGAGATTGAAAacgattttcgaaacgattCCACGAAATTTCCGATTCGATCTTATCGGTGCGGATGATATACGAAAACTTTGGGGGTAGTCAGCCCCCCTCGGGTGAAACGTGGAGTACCTCGCTCATGAGTTTCGCGCCAACGTCAATCGCGGTATCGTCGTCGACTCGCCTATCCTTTCCGCGTTTCTCCTTCCCTCTTTTATTCTCGAGCACGTCTTTCCTAATTTTTAGATCCACCGCGTGAAACCACCGGCCCGGAAGTACGAGAAAGTAGCGTCTGAAGACGGGGTGAGCCTTCGCGTACTCGACGATCCTCGAAGACATGGGCCCTGAGACTTGTTTCAGAAATTGATTGAGCAGGTTCAAGACCGGCATGTGCGTCGGTGACATCGTCGGAACCGACGGAGTACCGAGTCGccgcttttaatttttctatcttccgATTCGGTCCGGACGCTTTTATTCTGCCGTCC from Athalia rosae chromosome 6, iyAthRosa1.1, whole genome shotgun sequence carries:
- the LOC105683212 gene encoding uncharacterized protein LOC105683212, which produces MDGGRQSKVKRAARRSREIEFELAKLYKKFPCLWMTDSPTYEDLEGRYAAYSRIVEALRPRFGNLSLPTVVYKIRDLRYRYCVELTKIERAAVSGVNYTPNVPWFPVMRSFLDLRFRTEEIEDPPQSSDELFSSNDGDDEAQMKIPNDYNDYDGTRLTPSMCRTIYDNRLKIGDSKSTVGESEELGNDREVEAGAPVAAVENRVEVCIGDRAWGEISKIKYHSANEFTGRGSSPLGESPSESAAGFGKKSSDAPSVIPVVDDHRDHRKTLLRNEVTLRPAGTEFDEFEAFGTSVGSQLKRLEPSLVAKLEVKILLILNEERSRCARL
- the LOC105683206 gene encoding OPA3-like protein, coding for MSPTHMPVLNLLNQFLKQVSGPMSSRIVEYAKAHPVFRRYFLVLPGRWFHAVDLKIRKDVLENKRGKEKRGKDRRVDDDTAIDVGAKLMSEGIIFLIAGLGVMAEVTRSGRNSASRDKVKREQMEKLIGKKDEISLALEKQAHMINKLEKLVDEYTGLTAKTASPEDGKKNE